In the Helicobacter cetorum MIT 99-5656 genome, GACTGCAAAACTTGCTTTAAGAGAAATTGGTCCTTTTATTCTAACTCTTGTTGTTGCTGGAAGAAGTGCAAGTAGTTTTACCGCTCAAATTGGCGTGATGAAAATCACAGAAGAATTAGACGCCATGAAGACTATGGGCTTTAACCCTTTTGAATTTCTAGTCTTGCCTAGAGTGTTAGCTTTAGTGATTGTCCTGCCCTTAATGGTATTTATCGCTGATGCATTCGCGCTTCTTGGGGGCATGTTTGCTATTAAATATCAATTAGGTTTAACCTTTTCAAGTTATGTAGATAGGTTGCATGACACAGTAACTTGGAATCATTTTTGGGTAGGCATTGTTAAAGCCCCTTTTTGGGGGTTTGCGATTGCAATGGTAGGATGCATGCGTGGTTTTGAAGTCAAGGGCGATACCGAGAGTATTGGGCGTTTGACTACCATTAGTGTAGTGAACGCCTTATTTTGGATAATTTTCTTAAACGCCGTGTTTTCTATTATCTTTTCTAAATTAGATGTTTAAAAGGTTGGATATTTGAATGAGTGAAATTTTAATTGAAGTGAAAAATATCCATAATGCTTTTGGAAGCACTATTATTCATAGGGGCGTAAGTTTTAATGTGTATAAGGGCGAAGTGGTAGCCATTTTAGGGGGTTCAGGGAGTGGTAAAAGCACTCTTTTAAGGAGCATGATTTTACTTAATCGCCCCATAAAGGGGGAAGTGCTACTTTTTGGGGAAGACATATGGAAACTCAAAGATGAAGAGCAACGCAAGATTTTTAATCGTTGCGGCATTTGCTTTCAGTTTGGAGCATTATATAGCTCTCTAACCGTTTTAGAAAATGTAGGCATCATGCTAGAAAAATACAGCCCTTACTCTAAGAATATTATTGAAGAAATTTCTAAAATGTGGATTGAAAAAGTAGGCTTACCCACTAGAGCCTACCATCTTTACCCCTATGAATTGAGTGGGGGTATGAAAAAGCGTGTGGGTTTAGCTAGGGCTATGGCGACTAATCCTGAAATTTTATTTTTAGATGAGCCAACAAGTGGACTAGACCCTTATAGTGCAGGTAAATTTGATGAACTGATTATGATGCTCAAAGAGAGTTTGCAGCTTACGGTAGTGATGATTACGCATGATTTAGACACTGTGCATGATTGTGTGGATAGATTTATCATGCTTAAAGATGGGTTATTAGAATTTAATGGAAATTTAGAAGAATTTGTTAAAAAAGCCCAAAGTGAAGGGCTAGATGAAGGAAATTTATTCAATTCAACACGAGGAGAGAAATTTTGGAAAGACATGTAAATTATACTTTAATCGGTGGACTCTTCTTTTTATGCTTAATTTGTATGGTAGGTTTTATTTTATGGCTAGGTCATGTGGGCTTAGAAGATGGAAAATACCAAAAATATGTAGTCTATACAGACAAAGACTTAGGAGGGATTGCAGCCAACTCGCCCATAAATTACAAGGGCATTCAAGTAGGCAATGTTGTCAAGGTAGGTTTTGCAAAGGGAAGAGTAGGAGTGGTGCGTTTGGATTTAATGATTGATTCTAGCGTTAAAATTCGTAAAGATTCAAAAGTGGCTGTTTCTTCTCAGGGGCTTATGGGGTTAAAGTATTTAGCCTTAGAGCAAAGTAAAAATGAAGCGTTTTATAGCGGTAATGACAAAGAAGAAAGGGTTTTAATCTTTAAAGAAGGGCTTATGGGTCGCTTAGCTGGGGACGCTAATCAAGTGGTTCAAGAAGTGGTGAAAGTGATTAAGAATATAGATAAAATGCTAGATAATGAAAATGTGGAAAAGGTTAAGCACATCATTGCTTCAGTGGATAATGTGATGGCTAATTTGGAAGCGAGAAAATCTCAGTTTGATTTGTTGATTAAGAATGCTAACGACCTAGTTTTAAATGTGGGGAATGTGGCTTTTAATGTGGATAAACGCCTAAAAGAAGGGCAATATGACTTTAAGGCGATGTTTACCCCTTTGATTACACAAGCAGAATTGAGCTTGAGAAATATTGATAATTTTGTTCAAAAGGGTTCTATATTGATAGATAAATTTGAAGCTGACCCTTACAAAACCATTTTTGGAGAAAGGAAATAACATGAGAGCTGCAATGATAAAGGGGATTTTACTCTCATTAGTTTTAGCGGTAGTGCTTGGGGGTTGCTTAAACTTAAATTTAAGGCAAGTGTTACCTGAAATTAAAATCTATGATTTGAATGCAAGTTCTTTTGAAAGCACGCCATGTTCAAAGCCCCTTGCTGAAGTGGGGTTAGTGAGCATTTTGAGCGTGGATTTATTCAATACTAAAGAAGTTGTTTTTAAAGCTAAAGATGGGCAAATCACTTATGGGAAGCATCAAAAATGGGTGGATTTACCCCGCAACATGCTAAGAACCATGTTTATGCAAGAAGCACAAAAAGCGTGTTTAAGCGTAGCACTACCCCCATATGGCATGAACGCTCCACCTTATGCGGTGCGTTTTACGATTTTGTCTTTCACACTTTTAGAGGGTTCTCATAAAGCGGAGTTTGTGTTAGGCTATGATATTAGTGTGAAAGGCCATTCGCATTCTGGGGTTATCATTAAGCATGAAGATGTTTCTCATTTGGGGAATAAACAGGCGGGTGCGAGCAATAAGCAGGAGTTTCAAGAGGGTGTTATGCAATCGCTTCAGCATGCCAGTGAGCAAGCCATGCAAGAAGCCCTTTCTTTAATCAAGAATACTATTGAAGCACAAGTTATAGACTAAGGCGTTTTTGGAGCGTTTAAGGAATGTTGTTTTGAATTTAAGACTGATGGTGATGAGTGTTGCGGGGGCTTTTGTTTTTTCAG is a window encoding:
- a CDS encoding MlaD family protein gives rise to the protein MERHVNYTLIGGLFFLCLICMVGFILWLGHVGLEDGKYQKYVVYTDKDLGGIAANSPINYKGIQVGNVVKVGFAKGRVGVVRLDLMIDSSVKIRKDSKVAVSSQGLMGLKYLALEQSKNEAFYSGNDKEERVLIFKEGLMGRLAGDANQVVQEVVKVIKNIDKMLDNENVEKVKHIIASVDNVMANLEARKSQFDLLIKNANDLVLNVGNVAFNVDKRLKEGQYDFKAMFTPLITQAELSLRNIDNFVQKGSILIDKFEADPYKTIFGERK
- a CDS encoding ABC transporter ATP-binding protein — its product is MSEILIEVKNIHNAFGSTIIHRGVSFNVYKGEVVAILGGSGSGKSTLLRSMILLNRPIKGEVLLFGEDIWKLKDEEQRKIFNRCGICFQFGALYSSLTVLENVGIMLEKYSPYSKNIIEEISKMWIEKVGLPTRAYHLYPYELSGGMKKRVGLARAMATNPEILFLDEPTSGLDPYSAGKFDELIMMLKESLQLTVVMITHDLDTVHDCVDRFIMLKDGLLEFNGNLEEFVKKAQSEGLDEGNLFNSTRGEKFWKDM